The nucleotide sequence CTCTAGGAATTGTATTTAATCTCCAGAATTCAGAAAGTGACTCTGCAGAAAACTAGAGTCAAGTAATTTGTCAATACTTAGACACAGTAGAAATGCCTGTATTCATAAAGAGGGATTGTCCCACCCCTCTCCAATTGTCTTTGGGCTAATGAgagttccttctctttttcttctctatctccatCCCTCTCCAGGAATGCATCACAGATTGTGAAGGGCAAGTCTTCCTCAGCCCCTTCTGGGCCCCTTGCACCAAGGCCATGAATAAGGGGCCCTGGCAACTCAGCCTGGTCAGCAAGGATGAGGCGATGGCGTCCGTATACCAGCCGCAGGTGATGGAGGTGCAGGGTCTGAGCCAGATGGAGGGCAAGAACCGGGTGTCCCGTGTCAGAAGCCTGTACGGTGCTCAGGAAGAAGAGGCAGCAGAAGGCTTGGGCGAGGCAGGGGAAGAGATGCAGAAGAAGTTGCAGAAACGGTTTGGGGGCTTCACTGGAGCACGGAAATCTGCACGGAAGTTGGCCAACCAAAAGCGATTCAGTGAATTTATGAGGCAGTACCTAGTCATGAGCATGCATGCCAGTGAACACCAACGTCACGGCCTGGCTCCCGGCCGCAACCTGCGTCAGAATGGCAATGTGTAGCCCCAAGGGGAGATCTCTCCCAGCTGCACCGTCCACTTCAACCCATGAGTGAGTTGGGCATTAACCCACTGTGGGAGCAGATGGAGGCATCAAACTCATTCATCCAACTGTTGTCACTCCCATCATCCTGGAAccatcttccccctccccccactcccctaAAGAGCTTGACTCCCCTGGGGACTAGGGGATCTGACCATCTTTCTTGCAGAGCCTGGTTGATCTGGGGACTTAGCAGTTCCACCCTTCCTTTAAGAATCCAAGAGTTTTGGGGATCTGGCCCTTGAGTTTACTGCTCCCTTTTGGAGCCTGGTTACTATGGGGATAATGGTACTCTCTGTTAGGTAAATTCATTGCTGTTTCTCTCTAGGAGTTAAGTTACTATGGGGACTGTTAATAGTGGACCAATTCTCCATATCCAGTTACCATAGCTACCATTTGGCTCACCTTTCCCTTGGAGACTCCATCTCTGAGGGACCATTAACTGGAACCCCCCTAATTTTCCCTTAAGAGGTCTGGTGACTGTGGTAATGTTTTTACTACCTTTCCCTCAAAGAGCACATGCAGTTCTTCAGTCTAtgatcctcccctccccaccccaatctcTCAAGGGCACTGGTCTCCATGGAAACCATAAGACCTCTTATGCCAGGACCCATAGTTAGAcctgcttctttttcttccctaaagcGTCTGTCCTGCCTCTTCATAGATCTGGCTAAACTTCTGGATGTAGGTTGTCTTGCGTTTTTCTGATACCAGGTCACTGACCTGGGCTTCCAAGGTCTGTGTTCAGTTTCTCCAGTGTTTCCTGGATAAATGGGTATGGGTTTGGTGGACTGTTGAGCTCCCCTCTTCCCAGCTAAGTTTCACACTCCTTCCCAATCTATGCTTTTCCCTGCTTGTCTGTCCTCCCCTAGTTCCCTGCTTCTTCCTAATCCTGtcttttcttgttctctcttcctcttgaTCCATTCCCATCTTCAAGTATATGTGTCTAGCTACATATGTGTATATCCGATAACaaatcaatttgaaaaaaaaaaacatttttaaaaccttaccttctgtcttagaagcaatactgtgtattggttccaaagcagaagagcaataagggctaggcaacggggagttaaatgacttgcccagggtcacacagctaggaagtgtctgagtccagatttgaacccaggacctcccatccctaggcctggctcccaatccactggaccacctacctgttcctaaaaatatttatttgattgaaACTACAAACCCAGTTTCCATAACATATTATAACTCTGGAGTCATTTGCAAAATGCATAGCTATTTCTCCTCCCCACTTTACACTTATAACCTAACATCCTTCCAGTACAAATTAAAGTGTGGGAGTCTATccatttgcatatatttatatctaatttGAAGTGGCCAGATCAGTCCTGCACAAAATTTGAAGAACTCTCCAGGGAAGTGTTGGCGAAGGTTTTCAAATTCGggtgcccaaattgcaacttcaAACTGCCTATGAGCCCCCTCCCACCACCCGCCCCCacacattaccccagagagtggagggaggatgTGCttactttgggtggctggacagaggggctaGCCATGCAAAAAACATCCTGAGGCAATGGGAAGAGGGGGTCCGGAGAATCTCCCTGAGTGCCAGCTGGGCACCCATGCCAATTCTTCAGCAATGCTGCTCTAGGGcatctaaaacaaacaaacaggaaaaTCCCTGCTCAAGTGGGAAATGAATTCTATCATACATCAAAGCCCCCAACCCCAACACGATTCTCAAAGTCAGAAGGTCTCACTTTGCATTTCTTGTTTTGCTTACTCCATTGATCACAAACCAGAGGTACCTTGACATCTGGGGTGCCAATAACTCTCTCTTTCTAAATGCCTCTACCTGCCCTTGTCTTTATTGGCTCTTTAAGGTTCTCTGTATCTGGGACCAGCCTACAATAGCTATTTGCCCAAGGGCATGCTTATCGGcaaacaaaaacatttccaaATGTAGACTTAGATACTAAACTGTTCTAAGACTAATGCCAAGATAgcttttttttccaagtcaagTGTCTGACTAATTCCTGACCCCCTGAATTTACTACGTGTACATACTCTCTCTTGGAGTTATCCTTTTGAATCCATGATATGACTAAAGGGAAAGAGTCCTATTTTTCCCTAGGTGAAAGTTTGCGGTGTAATTTGTTTGTACAATGCTTACAGTCATGGTTCAGCAAATCTTTCAAATCTCCTGTGTGATCAATCCTTTCAGACCACcacaaggtctttttttttttaaattggaactTCATTGAAAGGCCTGTAGCACAAGGTTAATTTCTGCACTCCAATATAGCTCCCTCCCCTTGAATTGAATGCAATTTAACTCATATTATCAGGAAACCCTAAACACTATGGCGGTATATCCTGGATTGCTGTCATACTGGCTTTGGGGGGACCCAATTTCCCAGGGATTGGGGGGAGCAcctgcttttctattttctattttcctttgggAGTATActgtcaaagaaaaatatattaatactCTATTCCTCATTGTAGGCATAAGCCAGAAAGAATTTTTAtgaattatgattttatttattaatatgacacattaatgtatatattatttattaatatatttcttaAGAATCTAATCTATTAATTTATGATTATGCTAAGTTCAGGCATTGTTCTACTTGAGAGAGAAATGTCCAAACTGATAGAGTTCCTTCATGCCTTTAGATATGTCTCTCCACAAGTAATTTCAAAATCACAATTGAtagaattctttttgttttttttttaataacccttaccttcggtcttagaatcaatactatgtattggttccaaggcagaagatcagtaagggctaggtaatggggggttaactgacttgcccagggtcacaccggtaggaagtgactgaggtcaaatttgaacccaggaccttccatctctgggcctggctctcaatccactgagacatctagatGCCCCCTATAGGATTCTTGAACAAGTAATATTTCAGTTGAGAGCAAAGGCCTCAAGTTTAGATAAGGAGtgaattaataattttctttgtcaGATAGAACAATAATTACTTAACCTTTTACTCACCCTTGTAGAATCATTTTCCTGAAAGTTTTCGATCTGTCTAATCATCCTCTTCAAGGAATCTCCCTTCTAGCTTGTCAGTATAAACCTAACTTCTATTAACAGAAGTCATCAAAGAGAATTCATCATTCTCCTAGGAGGAGTCCAGTCAAGAGCCCCTTGTCCTTCTCTGATCACTACTCCAATTATTTCATGTGAGGAGTTCTTTCTGGGCTGACCAGAGAGAGGGAAGCCGTATTTTGTTTCAGAATTGATAGAGAAGGATCGATCAGAATTTCTTTGTTAGATTGGACCAAAAGCTTTGGACTAGGAAAATTTtcaatgttcttttaatgtttctcaAAGGGGAAGGGAGCAAGAGAGCATTTTAGTCTGCTTTCACAATACAAAATACTCCCAAATCTGGAGCCAGAGAGTACCACAGTACATGACATTATTCAATAAGCTGggttagaaacaaagtagataggATTATATCATTATGTACCTAATGCAGAGAAAATCTAAGCTCAATTTAACCCCaatttttaattgcatttcctCTGAAATGCAAACTGGAGAGGCCAAAAATTCAAGAGATAGAACTTTGAATCTAATATCACACAGAATGTTTAGCAGTCTTACAGTCCTTATTTGAAAAGCACTCCCAAATAGCCCATGGTCCACCTAGCAAATACTCATACCCCCAGACCCTCCATGCAAATTTCTGCATCACAAATATATATGAACTGCACACTCATAAGTATGTACTAATACAAAATACCAGAGAGAAAAATATACACTGGATTTTTCTTTATAGAAAACCCTGGAAAACTGAGTTTGAGGACTCAGCATTCCAGACTTAGGCAACCTCAACTTCCACATAGCTCTCTTATCCTTACTGGACCCAGGGTCTATATTCATTTCTACATAGATACAGCACAAATTTACTATAACACAAGCTTGGCTATAGATACACATACATTCTGTAAGCACACAGTTCACTCACtcaaatcatatatttaaagctggaaaggacctcagagagcTCCTATTCCGATCCTCTTCTTCTACAGATAAAAAACTGATAATTCATAAATGTAtcccaaaaggagaaaaagacagaTTAGATTAGTGGCAAGAATCTTGGAGCAAGAGTCAAAGAACAAAGTTCAAAAGACCTGTTTTCTAGTTCTATTTGATTATTTTGTTAGTTGTCTGACCTTCCGTATATCATTTAACCTTTAtgaatatcagtttcctcatctataaaatgggaataattataccCACCTAAAGACagaattgttgtaaagatcaaaacactatttaaatataatgaatatatggACCTGGGTATATAACTGCAAGAATGTAAGACAAAGGTTTCTAAATTCACTCTGCCCTCTTAGTGTTGCTAAGTAAAACTCCTGGGTAATTTTCATGTCCCTGGCATTAGATAATGCTGGGGTCATGAAGGGTAATGAAAGAGATTTGCTCACCCTAATTTTAATATCAGGTAGGCCTGGAAAAACTCTTACCAAGGAAGAGCaaggttgttttaaaaaaaaaaaggaagaaagatatttCCCTTAGTAATAAAGCCTTTGATGAATTGGGGCTGTCATCTTCTAAACTTCTCCACTGAGTCAGTCTTTAGCATCTAAGACTTCTTCCTCAAAGGGAATGTCTATTATTCTTTTGTTAGACTGATGACTATTAGGGTCTATTTCAGTCCTTTTGTTACTCGAGCCCATAGTTAAGCCTAGCCAGCAAAGCAAAAAATCCCTACtgtcaaattctttctttttgacaATTTTCCTTTCCCTCAGGTAGAAGTCATCAAAACCCATTTGATATTTGGATtaaggtaaattaatttttttcatagataATTAGTAACAAAGCCAAtt is from Gracilinanus agilis isolate LMUSP501 chromosome 2, AgileGrace, whole genome shotgun sequence and encodes:
- the PNOC gene encoding prepronociceptin, whose translation is MKTLLCDLLLLGLFSNVFSDCQKDCLTCREKLHPFRDNFNVDECITDCEGQVFLSPFWAPCTKAMNKGPWQLSLVSKDEAMASVYQPQVMEVQGLSQMEGKNRVSRVRSLYGAQEEEAAEGLGEAGEEMQKKLQKRFGGFTGARKSARKLANQKRFSEFMRQYLVMSMHASEHQRHGLAPGRNLRQNGNV